The Sulfurimonas aquatica genomic sequence GTGGAAAAATACGTGCTAAAGAGATTTACATAGAGATATGTGCCTCACATGTAGATGCTATTGCGTCTCATCTTATAGAGATAAAAAAACTTCAGGGTAGTGAAAATACATTTACTATTGATCCTATGATTAAAAAGTCAAAGCAAGAGGGCCTTAATGAAAACAAAGGGATTATTGAAAAACTAGAAATAGAGATCAAAGAGATATCAAAGGAAGTAGAAAAATATACCCAACTGGTAAAAGATGGAGCGGCTGCGTTTAACGACATAAAAAAAAGACTTGTTAGTTATAAAAAGAGTGGAGTAAAAATGCCATCTTCATTTGTGAAAAAGTATAAGCAATTTACTGAAGTACAAGAGCAACTAAAAGAGAAGCAAACGACTTACGGTGTAAAAGTGGACCAACTGAAGCTTCAAAAAAGTAAAACTTCATCTTTTCAGGATGATATCTGTGAAGCAAGAATTATAAATAGGGATCACTGGGTAGGATACAATGAGATTGTATTTCAGCTTGTTAAACCACCTGTAAGACTTGTGCATAAACCAGCACAGGGTTCACCAGATAAGATTTTTGGAGTTGTTGAGATTGAACCGGGTCAGTATGAGATACAGGCTATGACTGAATGATAGTGGGCTTAAATGGTAGGGTAAAGTATAAAGAGCCAAGTTTTGTTCACATAGATGTACATGGTGTTATTTATGAAGTTTTCATATCTTTGCAATCATTTTCAGCACTTCCTAAAGATAATATAGAAATATTTATAACACATATAATTAGAGAAGATGCACAACTTCTTTTTGGTTTCTTGGACATAAGTGAAAAAAAGATGTTTGCAAGACTAATAAAAATAAATGGTGTTGGTCCTAAAGTAGCTATGGCGATATGCTCAACATACACACCCTCTCAATTTGCAACCGTTATCAATAACAAAGATATAAATGGCGTGAAAAAAGTTCCAGGCATAGGACCAAAGAGTGCAGGGCGAATTTTAGTGGAACTTAATGGTTTCGATGCTGAAATTCTCTCATCTGAGAATAGTAATCCATCCTCTTTAGCGTTTAGCGAGGCAAGCGAAGCACTTGAAGCACTTGGATTTAAAAAAGACAAAATAAGTAAAGCACTATCTGCATGTGAAGGTGATGATACTGCCTTACTTGTAAAAGGTGCACTAAAATTATTACAAACACTTTAAAAGGAAAAATATATTGAGATTAACGATTTTATTTGGTGGAGCGAGTTTTGAGCATGAGATAAGTGTGGTAAGTGCTATCACATTAAAAGAAAAATTATCTAGTTTTGAGTTAAGCTTTATCTTTTGTGATGAAAAACATAACTTCTATCTAATTAACCCACTTAAAATGAAAGCTACAACGTTTAGTCATGGCGATTATAAAAAAATGCCACAACTAGTACTAACAAGAGGTGGCTTTTTACAAAAGAGTTTGATGAGCAAAAAAAAGCATACAAACGTTGTTCTTAACCTTATTCATGGTGCAGATGGTGAAGATGGTACTATAGCTTCTGTTTTAGACTTCTTTTGCATTAAGTATATTGGGCCAAGAAATGATGCTTGTACATTCTCTTATGATAAAAGATATACGAAATACCTTTGTGAGTCAAAAGGTATAAAAACTGTTAACTATGAAGTACTAAGTTCGAATGAACATAAAAATATGACTTTAGATTATCCTCTTATAGTAAAACCAGCAACTCTAGGAAGCTCTATTGGCGTTAGTATAGTTAAAGAAGAGAGTCAGCTTGATTATGCACTTGATAGCGCTTTTGAGTATGATAATAATGTTTTAGTTGAGAATTTTATAGAAGGTGTTAAGGAGTATAACTTAGCTGGTTATATGTTTAATGATGAGATTTACTTCTCTATAGTTGAAGAGCCTCAAAAAGAAGAGTTTTTGGACTTTGAGAAAAAGTATATGGACTTCTCTAGAAGTGAAAGTGTTTTAAAAGCAGATATTAGTGATGAGCTTACTGTAAAGTTAAAAGCAACGTTTGAAAAAGTCTATAGAGAACTTTTTGAAGGGGCTTTGATACGATGCGACTTCTTTGTTGTAAATGGAGAAGTTTTACTCAATGAAATAAATCCGATTCCAG encodes the following:
- a CDS encoding D-alanine--D-alanine ligase, whose protein sequence is MRLTILFGGASFEHEISVVSAITLKEKLSSFELSFIFCDEKHNFYLINPLKMKATTFSHGDYKKMPQLVLTRGGFLQKSLMSKKKHTNVVLNLIHGADGEDGTIASVLDFFCIKYIGPRNDACTFSYDKRYTKYLCESKGIKTVNYEVLSSNEHKNMTLDYPLIVKPATLGSSIGVSIVKEESQLDYALDSAFEYDNNVLVENFIEGVKEYNLAGYMFNDEIYFSIVEEPQKEEFLDFEKKYMDFSRSESVLKADISDELTVKLKATFEKVYRELFEGALIRCDFFVVNGEVLLNEINPIPGSMANYLFKDFSKCIENISSELKTPKSIKVSYDYIHSISKAKGK
- the ruvA gene encoding Holliday junction branch migration protein RuvA; this translates as MIVGLNGRVKYKEPSFVHIDVHGVIYEVFISLQSFSALPKDNIEIFITHIIREDAQLLFGFLDISEKKMFARLIKINGVGPKVAMAICSTYTPSQFATVINNKDINGVKKVPGIGPKSAGRILVELNGFDAEILSSENSNPSSLAFSEASEALEALGFKKDKISKALSACEGDDTALLVKGALKLLQTL